The proteins below come from a single Ruegeria sp. SCSIO 43209 genomic window:
- a CDS encoding TRAP transporter permease, translating into MSSDTQGNRPLSEEELQELVASSDAGARDPAGNVGLFLAIVAVLWSVFQVVLASPLSNYLLPGSVVNNSRQIHLAFAMFLAFSAYPALKSSPRNYIPIQDWIMGIVGAFLALYGYFFYQKIVDAGGLADDTDKWFALVGLLLLFEAARRALGPAMAIIATIFLAYVFFGSSEWVPEVIRWKGASLQKAMSHMWITSEGVFGIALGVSTKFVFLFVLFGALLDKAGAGNYFIKMAFGALGHLRGGPAKAAVVGSAATGLISGSSIANVVTTGTFTIPLMKRVGFSSEQAGSVEVASSVNGQIMPPVMGAAAFLMVEYVGISYVEVITHAFLPAAISYIALVYIVHLEAVKRNMPTLGDRVVSMGRTIGGMALFFVGFAGLCYGIQYPIKAIVALMPDASGLVLSALIVLAYLILLWLASGVEDLVPDDPNAKEVELPVIAEIYKAGLHYLLPIIVLVYFLMIEQKSPGLSAFWATSLLFVILLTQKPLKSIFRGESDTANAFKAGVVDLWNGLIDGARNMIGIALATATAGVIVGTVTLTGVGQVMADLVEFLSGGNLIAMLALVGLLSLILGMGLPTTANYIVVSSLMAGVVVELGAQDGLIVPLIAVHLFVFYFGIMADVTPPVGLASFAAAAVSGGDAIKTGFTAFFYSLRTVALPFVFIFNTDLLLIDVGWVQGILVAVSATIAILIFTAGTMGWFLTKNRIYESVALILIAFALFRPDFFMNRIAPPFAQIEPAQLTQAVGEAAPGSTMRIEVAGPDFDTGNMTETTVVLDIPEGADGTARVDALGLMTLEEDGLVKLDEPMFGTPVADELDMFDYYADDAVRITSIQAPQSQPAKELIFIPALILLGLVAFLQRGRAAKQGEPA; encoded by the coding sequence ATGAGTTCCGACACACAGGGCAATCGCCCTCTTTCCGAAGAAGAGCTTCAGGAACTGGTTGCCTCATCAGATGCAGGCGCGCGTGATCCGGCGGGAAATGTCGGGCTGTTTCTGGCGATCGTTGCGGTTTTGTGGTCGGTGTTTCAGGTCGTTCTGGCCTCTCCCCTATCGAATTATCTGCTGCCGGGCAGTGTAGTGAACAACTCACGCCAGATTCATCTGGCCTTTGCGATGTTCCTGGCCTTTTCGGCCTATCCGGCACTGAAATCCAGCCCGCGGAACTACATCCCGATTCAGGATTGGATCATGGGGATCGTGGGCGCATTTCTGGCCCTCTATGGCTATTTCTTCTACCAAAAGATCGTCGATGCGGGCGGTCTCGCAGACGATACGGACAAGTGGTTTGCTCTTGTTGGCCTGCTGTTGTTGTTCGAGGCGGCGCGTCGCGCGCTTGGCCCGGCAATGGCGATCATCGCCACGATCTTTCTGGCCTACGTATTCTTCGGTTCCTCCGAGTGGGTGCCCGAGGTGATCCGATGGAAAGGCGCCAGCCTGCAAAAGGCGATGAGCCATATGTGGATCACGTCCGAAGGCGTCTTTGGCATCGCGCTGGGCGTTTCAACCAAGTTCGTCTTCCTCTTCGTGCTGTTCGGCGCGCTGCTCGATAAGGCGGGCGCGGGCAACTACTTTATCAAGATGGCCTTTGGCGCGCTGGGGCACCTGCGCGGTGGCCCGGCCAAAGCGGCTGTTGTTGGTTCTGCGGCGACCGGCCTGATCTCGGGCTCGTCCATTGCGAACGTTGTCACGACCGGCACCTTCACTATCCCACTGATGAAGCGTGTGGGCTTTTCCAGCGAACAAGCGGGCTCGGTTGAGGTCGCTTCATCCGTGAACGGCCAGATCATGCCACCGGTGATGGGCGCTGCTGCCTTCCTGATGGTGGAATATGTAGGCATCTCATACGTTGAGGTGATCACCCACGCCTTCCTGCCCGCTGCGATTTCTTACATCGCGCTCGTCTACATTGTACACCTTGAAGCGGTGAAGCGGAACATGCCGACACTGGGCGACCGCGTTGTTTCGATGGGTCGTACGATTGGCGGCATGGCGCTGTTCTTCGTGGGCTTTGCCGGGCTGTGCTATGGCATCCAGTACCCGATCAAAGCGATTGTCGCGCTCATGCCCGATGCGTCGGGTCTGGTCCTGTCGGCGCTGATCGTTTTGGCCTATCTGATCCTGCTTTGGCTGGCTTCCGGAGTAGAGGACTTGGTGCCTGACGATCCTAATGCCAAAGAGGTTGAACTGCCGGTAATTGCCGAAATCTACAAGGCCGGTCTGCATTACCTGCTACCGATCATCGTGCTGGTCTACTTCCTGATGATCGAACAGAAATCACCGGGCCTATCAGCCTTCTGGGCGACTTCGCTGTTGTTCGTGATCCTGCTGACTCAAAAGCCGCTCAAATCTATTTTCCGGGGTGAAAGCGACACTGCAAATGCCTTCAAGGCCGGTGTTGTTGATCTGTGGAATGGTCTGATCGACGGCGCGCGCAACATGATTGGTATCGCGCTGGCGACCGCCACCGCGGGTGTGATCGTGGGCACCGTAACGCTGACCGGAGTGGGTCAGGTGATGGCTGACCTGGTCGAGTTCCTGTCGGGTGGCAACCTGATCGCCATGCTGGCGCTGGTCGGTCTTCTCAGCCTGATCCTCGGAATGGGCCTGCCGACCACGGCGAACTACATCGTCGTCAGCTCGCTGATGGCGGGTGTCGTTGTCGAACTGGGTGCGCAGGACGGCTTGATCGTGCCGCTGATCGCGGTGCATCTGTTTGTGTTCTACTTCGGCATCATGGCTGATGTGACGCCGCCAGTTGGTCTGGCGAGCTTTGCCGCCGCCGCCGTCTCGGGCGGGGATGCGATTAAGACTGGTTTCACCGCCTTCTTCTACAGCTTGCGCACCGTGGCACTGCCTTTCGTGTTCATCTTCAACACTGACCTGTTGCTGATCGATGTGGGCTGGGTACAGGGCATCTTGGTGGCCGTCTCTGCGACCATCGCGATCCTGATCTTCACTGCCGGCACCATGGGCTGGTTCCTGACCAAGAACCGCATCTATGAAAGCGTGGCGCTGATTCTGATCGCCTTTGCGCTGTTCCGTCCGGATTTCTTCATGAACCGCATCGCACCGCCCTTTGCGCAGATCGAACCGGCACAGCTGACACAGGCCGTGGGTGAGGCCGCACCCGGCAGCACCATGCGGATTGAGGTCGCAGGTCCGGACTTTGACACTGGCAATATGACCGAAACCACCGTTGTTCTGGACATTCCGGAAGGAGCCGACGGTACAGCACGCGTTGACGCTCTGGGCCTGATGACGCTGGAAGAGGATGGTCTGGTCAAGCTCGACGAGCCGATGTTCGGTACACCGGTCGCGGATGAGCTGGATATGTTCGACTATTATGCTGACGATGCCGTTCGCATCACCAGCATTCAGGCCCCGCAAAGCCAGCCCGCGAAAGAGCTGATCTTTATCCCGGCGCTGATCCTGTTGGGTCTTGTCGCCTTCCTCCAGCGTGGCCGTGCCGCAAAACAGGGAGAACCCGCATGA
- a CDS encoding ATP-binding protein: MNYAGQQEIRQDHTEPARRRRSLRATLALCLGGLQFIAILSVILSTFVSSENALLRQSRTSLNEVSVNVIGQVKSFLNPARQALDATRRLAENDVLDISDPGVLESHFFQQLQVAPQLAGMYLADATGRFVYVMRAEEPGRYRTKFVPPFLPGTAEHPADFQWRNDQFTLLETATTQTDTYEARTRPWFRMVTEAKAPIWTEPYIFFTTRQPGITYSVPILDDTGAIRAILGVDIQIDALSGFLLDIWSERRGAALVLNENGAVLAHPTLVLIRQEAHMEAPELTRVDQIADPIAQKAFGDVVQTGLSDTEGPVHTDFQLNGQDYVAMLIEVSEPGLRWLIGLYAAEDNFIGEIKKNRTQGVWIALAIAILTGAIGLAMADRIYAPVRTFASQSQQLRSGEITTEEGLHSPYRELEDTGAALTQEVRQRQRFETAYGRTFDLASRGMAQISPETGRFLRTNEQLCDIMGYQPDELERMTLADILPEDEQQIAVKFRETLLQDSEFIAENQFIRKDGSPIWLRVNAILIRDESGTPDHAVAIIDNVSDRKQAEDEVSRLSRDLSHVARVNLMGEMASGLAHELNQPLSAISYNVDAAKITLDEIGDPDPEVIEILSDIDRQSRRAGDIIRALRDVVRKDRGRQTPFELNGLIRQTVSLMDAEAKLHEIKLLYEETDLPLVIGNRTQIAQVLVNLLRNAIDALALDPDGKGKITITTKTSDELVEVRVEDNGPGISDGVTLFNSFDTQKTDGMGLGLSICRTIVKANDGAIWYEPTETSGARFCFTLQRRDQPKEDHA, translated from the coding sequence TTGAACTACGCAGGGCAACAAGAAATACGCCAGGACCACACTGAGCCAGCCCGCAGGCGAAGATCGCTGCGCGCCACGCTTGCGCTGTGTTTGGGTGGGCTGCAGTTCATCGCCATCCTTTCGGTGATCCTGTCGACCTTTGTCAGCTCGGAGAACGCGCTGTTGCGGCAATCCCGAACATCGCTGAACGAAGTCAGTGTCAATGTCATCGGCCAAGTCAAAAGTTTTCTGAACCCCGCCCGGCAGGCCTTGGATGCAACTCGGCGACTTGCTGAAAATGACGTACTGGATATCAGCGATCCTGGCGTATTGGAAAGCCATTTTTTTCAGCAGCTACAGGTCGCGCCTCAACTCGCAGGGATGTATCTGGCCGATGCGACGGGCAGGTTTGTCTATGTCATGCGCGCGGAAGAGCCCGGACGTTATCGCACCAAGTTCGTTCCGCCATTCCTGCCCGGCACCGCGGAACATCCCGCCGATTTCCAATGGCGCAACGATCAGTTCACATTGCTGGAAACGGCCACTACCCAGACTGACACCTATGAAGCGCGCACCCGGCCCTGGTTCAGAATGGTGACCGAAGCCAAAGCACCGATCTGGACAGAGCCTTATATCTTCTTCACCACGCGCCAGCCGGGGATCACTTATAGTGTCCCCATATTGGACGATACCGGAGCTATCCGTGCCATTTTGGGTGTCGATATCCAGATCGACGCCCTGTCGGGGTTCCTGCTGGACATCTGGTCGGAACGACGCGGTGCCGCGCTGGTTCTGAACGAAAATGGCGCGGTGCTGGCGCATCCAACGCTGGTGCTGATCCGGCAGGAAGCACATATGGAAGCGCCCGAGCTGACGCGTGTGGACCAAATCGCAGACCCCATCGCGCAAAAGGCGTTCGGAGATGTCGTGCAAACCGGTCTGAGCGACACGGAAGGACCGGTTCATACCGATTTCCAGCTGAACGGTCAGGACTATGTGGCGATGCTTATCGAGGTGTCCGAGCCGGGGCTGCGTTGGTTGATCGGGCTTTATGCGGCCGAGGACAACTTTATTGGCGAGATCAAGAAGAACCGGACGCAAGGCGTCTGGATCGCGCTTGCCATTGCCATTCTGACGGGCGCAATTGGTTTGGCCATGGCCGACCGGATCTATGCCCCTGTGCGCACCTTTGCCAGCCAGAGCCAGCAATTGCGCAGCGGAGAGATCACCACCGAAGAAGGCCTGCACAGCCCCTATCGCGAGCTGGAAGATACCGGTGCGGCTCTGACACAGGAAGTTCGACAACGGCAACGGTTCGAAACCGCCTATGGCCGCACCTTCGATCTGGCCTCGCGCGGGATGGCGCAGATCTCGCCCGAAACGGGGCGGTTTCTGCGGACCAACGAACAGCTGTGCGATATCATGGGATATCAGCCGGATGAATTGGAGAGGATGACGCTGGCCGACATCCTGCCGGAAGACGAACAGCAGATCGCGGTCAAGTTCCGCGAAACCCTGCTGCAGGATTCCGAGTTCATCGCCGAGAACCAGTTTATCCGAAAAGACGGATCCCCCATCTGGTTGCGGGTCAATGCCATCCTCATCCGCGATGAAAGCGGGACCCCTGATCATGCGGTTGCCATTATCGACAACGTCAGCGATCGAAAGCAGGCCGAGGATGAAGTAAGCCGCCTCAGCCGCGATTTGTCCCATGTGGCACGGGTCAACCTGATGGGCGAGATGGCCTCGGGGCTGGCGCATGAGCTGAACCAACCGCTAAGCGCGATTTCCTATAATGTCGACGCCGCGAAGATCACGCTGGATGAAATCGGCGATCCCGATCCTGAGGTTATAGAAATCCTTTCGGATATCGACCGCCAGTCGCGCCGTGCGGGCGACATCATCCGCGCCCTGCGTGATGTGGTGCGTAAGGATCGCGGACGTCAGACTCCGTTTGAACTGAACGGGTTGATCCGGCAAACCGTCAGCCTGATGGACGCCGAGGCGAAGTTACACGAGATCAAGCTGCTTTATGAAGAAACCGACCTTCCTCTTGTCATCGGAAACCGGACGCAGATCGCTCAGGTTCTGGTTAACCTGTTGCGCAACGCGATCGACGCCTTGGCCCTGGATCCGGATGGCAAGGGTAAAATCACCATCACTACAAAGACTAGCGATGAACTGGTCGAGGTGCGGGTTGAGGATAACGGGCCCGGGATTAGCGATGGTGTCACCTTGTTCAACTCGTTTGACACCCAGAAGACCGACGGGATGGGGCTGGGCCTGTCCATTTGTCGGACCATCGTCAAAGCCAATGACGGAGCCATTTGGTACGAGCCTACTGAGACGTCCGGGGCGCGCTTCTGTTTCACCCTGCAGCGCCGCGATCAGCCCAAGGAGGATCACGCATGA
- a CDS encoding MFS transporter yields the protein MFKSRAITFILITLMIDAIGIGIVFPIMPDLMDRVGAGNTGQGAFWGGLLMAAYAGALFLCGPIVGSISDAVGRRPILIAALTMLALDYVIMALVETFWLLLLGRTLAGLAGATYITATAYIADISSPTEKAANFGLIGAAFGIGFVLGPAIGGIAAGISITAPFWIAAVLSAANALFGVFVLPESLKPEKRRPFGKRDLNPFKSIFDSFRFPGLAVPLLCIFIFEFANMVYPTLWAFWIREVFGWSTLYIGLSLAAYGVLLAFVQAGLMPVFIRWIGDYRTLLLGMVSALVGMIGFGFTVTVTALVIFILLAALSDLVPALITAMASNQADEDRQGVVQGVIASLSSVAAVLSPLVMTGIFQASVDGEGTYMPGAPFFFSAALVLVMMPLVFRLRGHASV from the coding sequence ATGTTCAAAAGCCGCGCAATAACCTTCATTCTGATCACACTGATGATTGATGCCATCGGTATCGGCATCGTGTTCCCGATCATGCCCGACCTGATGGATCGCGTCGGTGCGGGCAACACCGGACAAGGAGCTTTTTGGGGTGGGCTGCTGATGGCCGCCTATGCCGGGGCGCTGTTCCTGTGCGGACCCATTGTCGGCAGCATTTCGGATGCGGTTGGCCGCAGGCCGATCCTGATCGCAGCGCTGACCATGTTGGCGCTGGATTATGTGATCATGGCGCTGGTCGAAACATTCTGGCTGCTTCTTCTGGGGCGAACGCTCGCGGGGCTTGCGGGGGCGACCTATATCACCGCAACGGCTTACATTGCTGACATATCATCACCGACCGAGAAGGCGGCGAATTTCGGTCTGATCGGGGCGGCCTTCGGGATTGGGTTTGTGCTTGGCCCGGCCATCGGCGGCATCGCTGCCGGGATCAGCATTACTGCGCCGTTCTGGATTGCTGCGGTCTTGTCCGCCGCCAACGCCCTGTTCGGAGTCTTCGTCCTGCCCGAGAGCCTGAAACCAGAAAAACGCCGCCCCTTTGGCAAGCGCGACCTGAACCCGTTCAAATCGATCTTTGACTCCTTCCGCTTTCCGGGGCTGGCAGTGCCGCTGCTGTGCATTTTCATCTTTGAATTTGCCAACATGGTCTACCCCACCCTCTGGGCCTTCTGGATACGAGAGGTGTTTGGCTGGTCCACGCTGTATATCGGCCTGTCGCTGGCCGCATACGGCGTGCTGTTGGCCTTCGTCCAAGCCGGACTGATGCCGGTCTTCATTCGCTGGATCGGCGATTACCGAACCCTGCTGCTGGGGATGGTATCGGCATTGGTCGGAATGATCGGCTTTGGGTTTACCGTAACGGTTACGGCACTTGTCATCTTTATTCTGCTTGCCGCGCTGTCCGACCTCGTGCCCGCCTTGATCACGGCTATGGCCTCGAACCAGGCGGACGAAGACCGGCAGGGCGTGGTGCAGGGAGTCATCGCGTCACTGTCTTCTGTCGCTGCGGTTCTGTCGCCTTTGGTGATGACCGGCATCTTTCAGGCGTCGGTCGATGGCGAAGGCACTTATATGCCCGGCGCACCGTTTTTTTTCTCGGCGGCTCTGGTCTTGGTGATGATGCCGTTGGTGTTCCGTCTGCGCGGGCACGCATCGGTTTGA
- a CDS encoding response regulator transcription factor gives MTFEPLVVYIVDDDEDVRVALSRSLSKRGLRVEHFADAQTFLNQVHEDAKGCLILDYGMPGMDGLELQEHLNRRESTIPVIFISGHGGIPESVRATKAGAIDFLEKPFDLQVLIERIQAAFEIGDRLRAEKSRRQMLADKRRLLTDREEQVLQHILTHPARTSSKEIATALGISPRTVEIHRGRIQQKVGVKTTIELYELFGQMQ, from the coding sequence ATGACCTTTGAGCCGCTGGTCGTTTATATCGTCGATGACGATGAAGATGTGCGCGTCGCCTTATCTCGGTCGCTCAGCAAACGCGGACTAAGGGTCGAGCATTTTGCCGATGCGCAGACATTTCTGAATCAGGTGCATGAGGATGCAAAAGGTTGCCTGATCCTGGACTATGGCATGCCCGGGATGGACGGGCTGGAATTGCAGGAACATCTGAACCGGCGCGAGTCGACCATACCGGTCATTTTCATCTCGGGTCATGGCGGCATTCCGGAATCCGTGCGGGCCACCAAGGCGGGTGCAATTGATTTTCTGGAAAAACCCTTTGACCTGCAGGTGCTGATCGAACGGATACAGGCCGCGTTTGAAATAGGCGACCGTCTGCGCGCCGAGAAATCGCGACGTCAGATGCTTGCGGACAAGCGCAGACTTTTGACCGACCGCGAGGAGCAGGTCTTGCAACATATTCTGACCCACCCCGCGCGCACGTCGAGCAAAGAGATCGCAACTGCCTTGGGTATCAGCCCCCGCACAGTAGAAATTCATCGCGGGCGCATACAGCAAAAGGTCGGCGTGAAAACCACGATAGAGCTGTATGAACTGTTCGGGCAGATGCAATGA
- a CDS encoding phosphate/phosphite/phosphonate ABC transporter substrate-binding protein: protein MIASLMMYARPQLDEAHLRYWNLIRDNLNRAGIESPEHLSQDAEEFSVWQHPELVLSQTCGMPYRTWLHDKVALVGTPDYGLDGCPPGYYRSALVVRADDPRTNLMAFREAVFAYNQTFSQSGYAAPYWHLEPHGFWFKHRVQTEGHLKSAQSVAEGHADIAALDAVSWRLMAEYEEFAASLRVLEWTDPTPSLPLITAEGNDQQAIFTAVERAIAQLDDADRTALGIKGLVRIPAERYLDVQNPPGSV from the coding sequence ATGATCGCAAGCCTGATGATGTATGCCCGCCCTCAGCTTGATGAGGCACATCTGCGATACTGGAACCTCATCCGTGACAATCTGAACCGCGCCGGGATCGAGAGCCCTGAGCATCTGTCGCAGGACGCCGAGGAATTCTCGGTCTGGCAGCACCCGGAACTGGTGCTGAGCCAGACTTGCGGCATGCCGTACCGGACATGGCTACACGATAAGGTCGCGTTGGTTGGCACGCCAGACTATGGTCTCGACGGGTGCCCGCCCGGCTATTACCGCAGTGCTCTGGTCGTGCGCGCCGATGATCCACGCACAAATCTGATGGCGTTTCGGGAAGCGGTGTTCGCTTACAACCAGACATTTTCGCAATCTGGCTACGCCGCGCCTTATTGGCATCTTGAGCCGCATGGCTTTTGGTTCAAACACCGTGTGCAAACCGAAGGTCACCTGAAGTCGGCGCAGTCCGTTGCGGAAGGTCACGCAGATATCGCCGCCCTTGATGCGGTTTCTTGGCGATTGATGGCTGAGTATGAAGAGTTTGCCGCATCTCTGCGGGTGTTAGAGTGGACGGACCCGACGCCTAGCCTGCCATTGATCACTGCGGAGGGTAACGATCAGCAAGCGATTTTTACAGCGGTTGAACGGGCGATTGCGCAGTTGGATGATGCGGATCGTACTGCCTTGGGGATCAAAGGTCTCGTGAGGATTCCGGCCGAACGTTATCTGGACGTGCAGAACCCGCCGGGATCGGTTTAG
- the ggt gene encoding gamma-glutamyltransferase gives MMKTFMKTGAVLALGVVACAANAQDPAPEYGYGWEDKNSVTGTEFMVSAANPIAAKAGYDVLAAGGTAADAMIAVQLMLNLVEPQSSGIGGGAFMLYWDASAKTLTTIDAREKAPAKATPERFLLPDGEKMPWPEAVVGGQSVGVPGILRLMEVTHNLYGKKDWASLFQSTIDQAEQGFEVSPRMANSIQSTIERERSVGVFPAGKAYFFNEDDTPLQAGTLLRNPEFAETLRILADQGAGAFYSGPIAEDIVAAVDATSKVENNITLEDLADYRVKIRPAVCADYRGYDVCGMGPPTSGGLTVGQILGILSNFDLEGTGWNAEMAHLYAEAAKLAYADRALYMADGDFIDVPVKGLLDADYLKLRSEMIDPAAASEKRQAGEPPRDHTALFAPSQNPGRPGTSHIVIRDQYGNALSMTTTIETAFGSRVFVRGFLLNNELTDFDRAPKDGDRLVANRVEGGKRPRSSMSPTIVMKDGEPYLLIGSPGGSRIINYVAKTIIAILDWEMDPQDAIETGHFVHRNGSAMDLEQGTSAAEFADALTAKGHEVKQVDLNSGLHAVLIKDGQLIGAADPRREGVALGQ, from the coding sequence ATGATGAAGACATTCATGAAAACCGGCGCCGTTCTGGCGTTGGGTGTTGTCGCTTGCGCGGCCAATGCGCAGGACCCTGCGCCGGAATATGGCTATGGTTGGGAGGACAAAAACTCGGTGACTGGCACCGAGTTCATGGTCTCGGCCGCCAATCCCATTGCTGCCAAAGCCGGATATGATGTGCTGGCCGCAGGTGGCACAGCCGCAGATGCGATGATTGCCGTGCAGCTGATGCTCAATCTGGTTGAACCGCAATCATCGGGCATCGGCGGTGGTGCGTTCATGCTGTATTGGGACGCGTCGGCTAAAACTCTGACCACCATTGATGCGCGCGAAAAGGCCCCCGCGAAAGCCACGCCTGAACGGTTCCTGTTGCCGGACGGGGAAAAGATGCCGTGGCCCGAAGCTGTTGTAGGCGGACAATCTGTTGGCGTTCCGGGCATTCTGCGCCTGATGGAAGTGACCCATAACCTCTATGGCAAGAAAGACTGGGCCTCGCTGTTCCAGTCTACCATCGATCAGGCCGAGCAGGGGTTTGAGGTTTCGCCCCGCATGGCAAACTCGATCCAAAGCACGATTGAACGTGAGCGCTCAGTCGGTGTGTTCCCGGCGGGCAAAGCGTATTTCTTCAACGAAGATGACACGCCGCTGCAGGCTGGAACCTTACTACGGAACCCCGAGTTTGCCGAAACCCTGCGCATTCTGGCCGATCAGGGCGCAGGCGCCTTCTATAGCGGCCCCATCGCCGAAGATATCGTGGCGGCAGTGGATGCCACATCCAAGGTGGAAAACAATATTACGCTTGAGGATCTGGCCGACTACCGCGTCAAAATCCGCCCCGCCGTCTGCGCCGATTATCGCGGCTACGATGTCTGCGGAATGGGTCCGCCAACCTCCGGCGGCCTGACCGTCGGGCAGATTCTGGGGATACTCAGCAACTTCGACCTCGAAGGCACTGGGTGGAACGCCGAGATGGCGCATCTCTATGCCGAGGCCGCCAAGCTGGCCTATGCCGACCGCGCGCTTTACATGGCCGACGGCGATTTTATCGATGTACCGGTCAAGGGTCTGCTGGACGCGGACTATCTAAAGCTGCGCTCGGAGATGATCGACCCTGCTGCAGCCAGCGAGAAGCGTCAGGCAGGTGAGCCGCCACGTGATCACACCGCCCTGTTCGCGCCCTCGCAAAACCCGGGTCGTCCCGGCACCAGCCATATCGTGATCCGAGATCAGTACGGCAACGCGCTGTCGATGACGACCACTATTGAGACCGCCTTTGGCAGCCGGGTTTTTGTGCGGGGTTTCCTGCTGAACAACGAACTCACCGATTTCGACCGCGCACCAAAGGATGGCGACCGTCTGGTGGCCAACCGCGTTGAGGGTGGCAAACGCCCGCGCAGTTCGATGTCACCAACTATCGTGATGAAGGATGGTGAGCCCTATCTGCTGATCGGCTCGCCCGGCGGTAGCCGCATTATCAACTATGTGGCCAAAACGATCATTGCGATCCTGGATTGGGAAATGGACCCGCAGGATGCCATCGAAACCGGGCATTTCGTGCATCGCAACGGGTCTGCGATGGATCTTGAGCAGGGAACATCCGCTGCCGAATTCGCAGATGCTCTGACCGCCAAAGGTCATGAGGTCAAACAGGTCGATCTTAACAGTGGGCTTCACGCCGTCCTGATCAAGGATGGCCAGCTGATCGGAGCGGCTGATCCGCGCCGCGAAGGCGTGGCACTAGGCCAATAA
- a CDS encoding TAXI family TRAP transporter solute-binding subunit, with translation MFKKTSITAFAAAALMAPAAYAEEFITIGTGGVTGVYYPTGGAICRLVNKGRKEHGVRCSVESTGGSVYNINTIREGELEFGVAQSDWQYHAFNGSSKFEEAGPFENLRAVFSVHPEPFTVVARADAGISNFEDLKGKRVNIGNPGSGQRGTMEVLLGEMGWTTDDFELATELKAAEQSAALCDNQIDAMVYTVGHPSGSIQEATTACDSVLVNVSGDAVDKLVGDNSFYRTATIPGGMYRGSDGDTSTFGVGATFVTSADVSEDAVYAVVSSVFENFDDFKKLHPAFANLKPEEMIADGLSAPLHPGAEKYYKEKGWIQ, from the coding sequence GTGTTCAAGAAAACCTCAATCACCGCATTTGCCGCGGCGGCCCTGATGGCACCAGCGGCATATGCTGAAGAATTTATCACGATCGGAACTGGCGGCGTTACGGGTGTCTATTACCCGACGGGTGGCGCGATCTGCCGTCTGGTCAACAAGGGCCGGAAAGAGCACGGGGTCCGGTGTTCGGTGGAGTCGACTGGGGGGTCGGTTTACAACATCAACACCATTCGCGAAGGCGAGCTTGAGTTTGGGGTGGCACAGTCGGACTGGCAGTACCACGCATTCAACGGCAGCTCGAAATTCGAAGAAGCCGGCCCGTTTGAGAACCTGCGTGCCGTGTTCTCGGTACACCCAGAGCCGTTCACGGTTGTGGCGCGTGCCGACGCGGGTATCTCGAATTTCGAAGACCTGAAGGGCAAGCGCGTCAACATCGGCAACCCCGGTTCCGGTCAGCGCGGCACCATGGAAGTGCTGCTGGGCGAAATGGGTTGGACCACAGACGATTTCGAACTGGCGACCGAGCTGAAGGCGGCTGAACAGTCGGCTGCCCTGTGCGACAACCAGATCGACGCGATGGTTTACACCGTTGGTCACCCCTCGGGTTCGATCCAGGAAGCCACCACCGCGTGCGACTCGGTTCTGGTGAATGTCAGTGGTGACGCGGTTGACAAGCTGGTGGGCGACAACTCGTTCTACCGTACCGCAACCATCCCCGGTGGCATGTACCGCGGTTCGGATGGTGACACATCGACCTTTGGTGTGGGCGCGACCTTCGTGACTTCGGCAGATGTGTCGGAAGACGCGGTTTACGCGGTTGTCAGCTCGGTCTTCGAGAATTTCGATGACTTCAAAAAGCTGCACCCGGCATTTGCCAACCTGAAACCGGAAGAAATGATTGCGGATGGCCTGTCGGCACCGCTGCATCCGGGCGCTGAGAAGTACTACAAAGAAAAAGGCTGGATTCAGTAA
- a CDS encoding universal stress protein — protein sequence MTQAILCAVDISNGDLDVAVLERAAALAEMDGARLDVVTVTPDYGEGFVSSFFEPHHHENVIEEAHEKLVALCAATLGEERNAKVRHVVATGSAYQEILKTAEGAGSDLIVIGAHKPDLKDYLLGPNAARVVRHSHTSVYVVR from the coding sequence ATGACCCAAGCAATTCTGTGCGCCGTGGATATCAGCAATGGCGATCTTGATGTTGCTGTCCTTGAACGCGCCGCAGCGCTGGCCGAAATGGATGGCGCGCGGCTGGATGTCGTGACCGTGACACCCGACTATGGCGAAGGTTTCGTCAGCAGTTTTTTCGAGCCCCACCACCACGAAAACGTGATTGAAGAGGCTCATGAAAAGCTGGTCGCCCTCTGCGCCGCCACGCTGGGGGAAGAGCGCAACGCCAAGGTCCGTCATGTGGTGGCAACTGGCAGCGCCTATCAGGAGATCCTCAAAACCGCGGAAGGCGCGGGCTCGGACTTGATCGTGATCGGCGCGCATAAGCCTGACTTGAAGGACTATTTGCTTGGTCCGAATGCGGCGCGGGTCGTGAGGCATTCGCACACGTCAGTATATGTTGTGCGGTAA